A DNA window from Zingiber officinale cultivar Zhangliang chromosome 3A, Zo_v1.1, whole genome shotgun sequence contains the following coding sequences:
- the LOC122050755 gene encoding brain acid soluble protein 1-like produces the protein MGLGEETACEEKRPGVVEAEDGADGEKRLEVVEAEDGADGGKRLKVEAAEDGADVEKRLEVEKAEDAADEEPKVERPKRDGEEPAEEEAPREKPVAEDEAAPAAVGAKEKGEAEEREKEEEAEETEVFI, from the exons ATGGGTTTGGGAGAAGAGACCGCCTGCGAGGAAAAGAGACCGGGGGTAGTAGAGGCGGAGGATGGAGCAGATGGCGAGAAAAGACTAGAGGTAGTAGAGGCGGAGGATGGAGCAGATGGCGGGAAAAGACTGAAGGTAGAAGCGGCGGAAGATGGAGCAGACGTCGAGAAAAGACTGGAGGTAGAAAAGGCTGAGGATGCGGCCGATGAGGAGCCAAAGGTTGAGAGGCCGAAGAGAGATGGGGAGGAACCGGCGGAGGAAGAAGCGCCTAGGGAGAAACCAGTGGCGGAAGATGAGGCGGCGCCAGCGGCGGTGGGAGCGAAGGAGAAGGGGGAggcggaggagagggagaaagaggaggaagcggAAGAGACTGAGG TTTTCATTTAG
- the LOC122050756 gene encoding uncharacterized protein ycf23-like has product MILFLQICVSSVDPLAFPSAVEAGAQMVEIGNYDSFYEMGIQFSPEQILKLTRETRRILPSITLSVTVPHMLSLPDQVKLAELLEQEGADIIQTEGGKYSSPSKPGVLGLIEKATPTLAAAYSISRAVQIPVMCSSGLSAVTAPMALTAGAAGVVCVLLLSNLIIICY; this is encoded by the exons ATGATCTTGTTCTTGCAGATTTGTGTTTCCTCTGTGGACCCTTTGGCATTTCCttctgcagtggaagcaggtgcCCAAATG GTGGAAATTGGAAATTATGATTCTTTCTACGAGATGGGAATTCAGTTTTCCCCTGAACAG ATTCTAAAGCTCACTAGAGAAACTAGAAGGATTCTTCCATCCATTACACTGTCTGTAACCGTGCCACACATGCTTAGTCTCCCTGATCAG GTGAAGCTAGCAGAGTTGCTGGAACAGGAAGGTGCTGATATAATCCAAACTGAAGGAGGGAAATACTCAAGTCCATCAAAACCTGGTGTCCTTGGTTTGATCGAGAAG GCCACACCAACGCTAGCAGCTGCATACTCCATTTCCCGAGCAGTTCAGATTCCAGTTATGTGCTCATCTGGATTAAGCGCTGTCACTGCACCTATGGCTTTAACAGCAGGAGCAGCTGGTGTGGTATGCGTTCTTTTGctttctaatctaatcattatctgctactag